AACTTTTGTCTTATTGTGCATTTTTCTTCAATTTCATATATTTTTGTTTTTTCCATAAGCTATTATATACCAAAATTGGCAATATAAATAAAAAAATTTTTTTCCAATTTAAAAAATTTTTAATAAAAATCAGATGATAATTATCACTAAAAACAGACTTGCCATTAAAATTTTTCTGATTTTATTACATCCAAGATATCTTTCAAAACTTTTCCAGCACTGTCATAAAATATAATTTCTGCGATCCAGTCCCACTCTGTCTGGACTTTGTTGATGAAAATAAGTTTCGCACCATTTTGGTAAGCAATTCTTGGAATTGAGGCTGCGGGTTCAACCTGAAGAGATGTGCCGATAACAAACATGATATCACATTTATTTGCAATTTGTTGAGCCATAAGGAGTTCTTTTTCAGGCATAGGTTCTCCGAAAAATACAATTGTTGGTTTTATAATACCTCCACAAACTTCGCATCTTAAATCAAGTTCCTGTTCTTTGAGCATTTTCAGAACTTCCTCAAGAGGATAAACTTTTTCGCAATCAAGGCATATATATCCTCTCTGATTTCCGTGAAGTTCAATAACACTTTTATTACCAGCCATCTGATGAAGTCCGTCAATATTCTGAGTTATTACATATTTGAGAAGCCCTCTTTTTTCAAGCTCTGCGAGCGCATTATGAGCATTATTTGGTTTTGCATTGATAATTTCCTGAATCAGTTCTCTTTTCATTTTCCAAAATTCATTTCTTGCTTTTCTATCAATGATAAATTCCTGATAAGTTACGATTCTAAATCTTTGCCATAAACCATTCGGACTGCGAAAATCAGGTATTCCAGATTCTGTAGAAATTCCTGCGCCAGTAAAGGCAACAGAGTATGTTGATTTTTTTATGAGTTCATAGGTTTTACTAATTTTTTCGTGGTAAGAAATGTCCATGTTTTTTGAAAATATCAGAAAGAAAATTTTCTGTCAAGCTTTTAAACTGTAAGTTTCATTCCGAGTTTTAACATTTTTTCTTTTATTTTGAATATCTTATCTCGTATCTCTGCTGCTTTTTCAAATTCAAGATTCTCTGCTGCGTGCTTCATTTCCTGTTCAAGTTTTTTAATTGTTTCTTCATTTAGTTCATATTCTTCTGCTTCTTCTTTAACTACATCTACTGTTACATAATCTTTTTCATAGATTGATGATAAAATGTCTTTTATTTTGCTTTTTACGGTTTCTGGAGATATTCCGTTCTTTTTGTTATACTTCATCTGAATTTCACGTCTTCTTTCAGTTTCTTCAATTGCTTTTTTCATTGAATCTGTTACTGTATCAGCATAAAATATAACAGTTCCATTTATATTTCTGGATGCTCTGCCTGCTGTTTGAATTAATGACCTTTCAGAGCGAAGAAAACCTTCTTTGTCAGCATCAAATATGGCAACTAAGGATACTTCAGGAAGGTCAAGTCCTTCTCTAAGAAGATTAACTCCTATAAGCACATCAAACTTTCCAAGCCTTAAATCCTTTAGTATTTCAACTCTTTCAAGAGTGTCAATATCTGAATGGAGATACTTGGCTTTTATGCCAACAGTTGTGTAGTAATCAGTCAGGTCTTCAGCCATTTTTTTTGTGATTGTGGTTACTAAAACTCTTTCACCTCTGCTTACCCTTTTATGAATTTCTTCAAGTAGGTCTTCAACCTGATTTGTAGCAGGACGAACCTCAATCTTAGGGTCAACAAGTCCAGTTGGTCTGATAATCTGTTCAACAATCCTTCCCCCTGATTTTTCAATCTCATAGTCTCCTGGTGTTGCGGATACATAAATTACGTAATTCATTCTATGTTCAAACTCTTTAAATGTAAGAGGTCTGTTATCAAGAGCAGAGGGAAGCCTAAATCCATATTCTACAAGTGTCTGCTTACGGGAACGGTCTCCTTCATACATTCCTCCAATCTGAGGCACAGTAACATGGCTTTCATCAATAACTGTAAGAAAGTCTCCCTTTGATGGTCCAGCGTAAATATAATCAATCAATGTAAAGGGAGGTTCTCCAGGAAGTCTGCCGCTAAGGTGCCTTGAGTAGTTTTCTATTCCGTGGCAGTGTCCGAACTGACTCAAAAGCTCCATGTCAAAACGGGTCCTCTTTTCAATTCGTTCTGCAAAAAGCTCTTCACCTCTTTCTTTGAAATATTTAATTCTCTCTTGCAGTTCCTCTTCTATAGTCTCAAGAGCTTTTTTAAGTCTTGGTTCAGGAGTTACCCAGTGGCTATTTGGTGGAATAAATATTCTTTGTAGCCTTTTTTGCCTGCTTCCTGTAAGAGGGTCAATTTCATAAATAGCATCAATCTCATCATCAAAAAACTCAACCCTGTAAGCTTTGTCAAGGCAGTGTGATGCGAATATATCAACCACATCTCCTCTAACCCTAAAAGCGCCCCTTCTAAATTCCTCTTCTGCTCTTATATAAAGTATTTCAACAAGCTTTTTTAGCATAGCATCTCTTTCTGTTTTCATTCCTTCCTCAAGTGTTACATGCATTGACATATAGTCATCGGGAGAGCCAATTCCATAAATGCAGGAGACAGAAGCAACCACTATTACATCTTGTCTTGTAAGTACAGATAAAGTTGCAGAATGCCTCATTCTATCAATATCATCATTAATTAAGGCATCCTTTTCAATATAAGTGTCTGTTTCAGGAATATAGGCTTCGGGTTGGTAGTAGTCATAGTAACTAACATAATATTCCACTGCATTATAGGGAAAAAGTTCCTTTAATTCTCCATAAAGTTGAGCAGCGAGGGTTTTATTGTGGGCAATGACAAGTGTAGGCTTATTTACCTTTTCAATTACATTGGCAATAGTAAAAGTTTTCCCTGAACCAGTAACACCAAGCAAAACCTGATGTTTATAACCTTTTTTAATTCCTTCAACAAGTTGCTTTATTGCTTTTGGCTGATCTCCCTTTGGTTTAAAGGAGGTGTAAATTTTAAAATTTCCCATTGTTGATTTTTTACTTTAACAGACCTTCTATTAATGGTTTGATAATTGGTAGTTTGTTTTTAATAACATCCCAGACAATTTCATAATCTATGCCAAAGTAAAAATGTGCAATCTTATCCCTCATCTTTGCCATATATTTCCAAGGAATTTCTTTTGAGTTTTCTGTTAAATCCTTAGATAATTTTTTAGTAGATTCTCCTATGATATGAATTTGCCATAAAATTGCACTTTTTGTTTTTTCATCTTCAATAAATCTTTTAAAATCAATATCTTGAATAAAATTTTCTATGAGATTTATAGCAGTGAGGATATCCCGAATAAATAATTCATTTTCTTTTCTCATAAAAATATAGCTTCTTTCATAACTTTTTTCTTTATTTCTTCTCTTATCGCTGAAAGCCTGACAAGATCAATTTTTCTTTTTAGAATTTTTTGCAAATACTCCTCTAAATCAATAAGTAAAAAAATATCAGGAGTTTGATCAAAATCTACTAAAATATCAATATCACTTTTTTTATTCGCTATTCCTTTTGCCCATGAACCAAAAATAGCGATTTTATTTATATTAAATCTAAGTACAATTTCTTTTTTGTGTTTAGCTATGGTTGATTTAATATCATCTAATGATTTCATTTTATTTACTGAAGTAATTTTGCTGCTTTTTTTGCAAAATATGTAAGAATTATATCTGCTCCTGCTCTTTTTATTGCTGTAAGGATTTCCATCATAACTGCTTCTTCATTAAGCCAGCCAAGCTGAGCTGCGGCTTTTACCATTGAATATTCACCACTTACATTATAGGCTGCAACAGGAACATTAAAGTTTTTCTTTACATCAGAGATTATGTCAAGATATGCCAGAGCTGGCTTAACCATGACAATATCTGCTCCTTCCTCTATATCAAGAGCAACTTCTTTCAATGCTTCTCTACGATTTGCAGGGTCCATCTGATAACTGCGTCTGTCACCAAAAGCTGGAGTGGATTGCGCAGCCTCTCTGAAAGGACCATAAAAGGAAGATGCATATTTTGCTGCATAAGATAGAATTATTACATCAGAGAATCCCTCTTCATCAAGAACTTTGCGAATTCTTCCTATTCTTCCATCCATCATATCTGAGGGAGCAACAATATCAGCACCTGCTCTTGCATGAGAGAGAGCTTCAAGAGCTAAAATTTCAAGGGTTGAATCATTATCTATTTTCCCATTTTTTATAATTCCACAATGACCATGAGAAGTGTATTCACAGAGACAGACATCTGTCACCACAATTAAGTCTGGCAAAGCATCTTTTATAGCTTTTATAGCTTGCTGAACAACTCCTTTTTCATCATAGGCAGAGGAGGCTTTTTCGTCTTTATGTTCAGGTATTCCAAAGAGAATTATTGCAGGTATTCCAAGTGAAAATACTTCTTTTGCTGTTTTTACTGCCTCATCTATGCTTTCCTGAAAACATTCAGGCATTGAAGATATGGGATTTTTAACCTTCTTCCCAGGTACAACAAACATTGGATAAATAAAATCCTGAGGAGTGAGGGTGGTTTCCCTCACCATTTTTCTCAGGATATCTGTTCTTCTTAATCTTCTTGGGCGATGAATTGGAAACATCGCTTATACGCCGCAGGAACCTCCACAACCAGGTCCGCAAGAAGGCATTGGTCCTTTAAGTATGAATCCTTCCTGCTCTTCATCCTCATAGTAATCAAGCTCAAGCTCGCTTAAGAGATCAAAGGTCTGTTTATCCATATAAACCTTTAATCCATCTTTTTCTACTACTTCATCTCCTTCCTGAGGATTTTCATCAATATCAAGGCCAAATGATGGACTACAATATCCTTCAGCTGAGAATATTCTTAAGCCCCAACCTTCTTTTCCCTCGTTTTTGAGGATTAATTTTGCCTTTTCGGCTGCTTTTTCACTGATACTAAACACAGCTACCTCCTAAAAATTTTTTCTAACTTCAGAATAGCAGTTTTTTTTAATAATTTGCAAGAAAAAAATTAATTGGATAAAATACAACTATGCAATCACTTGAAAACAAAAAAATAGTTAGAGTTAAACAAAATGATATCACTGAAGTTGATGATATAATAGCTGTTGAGAAAAAAATAAAAGTCTATGTAAATAATGAAGAGATTGTATCCCTGTCTGCTTCTCCTTGTCAAATTAGAGAACTTGTTGTTGGTTTCCTTATGACAGAGGGGATTCTAAAAGGAGATTGGTGTCCTGAGAAAATAATGATTGAAGAAAATGAGAAACAGATTAAAGTTGTAGTTGAACTTGAAGGTCATGTTTGTCTTGATGGTAAAACAATTACATCAGGTTGTATGGCAGCAGTAAGTTTTCTTAATGATGTAAAAGAAACAATCAATGACCATTTAAAAATTAACGCATCTGCTTTGTTTAATCTTTTCAGACATTTTCAGGAAAAATCAATTCTATATAGAACTACAGGATGTATTCATGCAGCAGCGATAGCAGATGAAAATGAAATTTTATTCATAGCAGAAGATGTGGGAAGGCACAATGCAGTTGATAAAATAATAGGATGGACATTGCTTAACAGAGTCTCATTTAAGGGCAAAATAATGCTTGTAAGCGGACGAATCTCCTCTGAAATGGCATTAAAAACAGCGAAGTGGAAGATTCCTTTAATAGTAAGCAGAACAGCGCCTACGTCTCTTGCAATTGAATTTGCAGAAAAAGCAGGGTTAACCCTAATTGGCTTTCTGAGAGGGCAAAGATTTAATATATACAGTCATCCAGAAAGAATAGTTTTCTAAGTTGTACTACTCGGACAGATATCACTTAATGGACAGATTTTATGATTTGGTGCTTTAGCTTTGCAGATTTCTCTTCCAAGCATTATAAGAAGATGAGAGAGTTTTCCCCAATACTTACGAGGAGTTATTTCCATCAAATCTTGTTCAATTTTATCGGGATCTGTATTTTCTGTTAAGCCAAGTAGTTTTGATATTCTTTTTACATGGGTATCAACTGCGATTCCTTCATTTATTCCAAAAACATTCCATAACACAATATTTGCTGTTTTTCTTCCAACACCTGGGAGTGTAACTAATTCATTCATTGTTTTAGGTACCTGTCCATTAAATTCTTCAATTAATTTCTTTGCAAGATTCTTTATGTATTTTGCTTTGTTTTTATAGAAATTTATGCTTTTTATATCATTTTCAAGTTCTGTTAGAGAAACATTTGCATAATCATCAGCTGTTTGATATTTTTTGAATAAATTTTCAGTAACTTTGTTTACATTTATATCTGTAGTCTGTGCAGAAAGTATTGTTGCAACAACTAAATCAAGAGCAGAGTTAAAATTAAGTGCTGTTTTTACATTCGGATATCTTTTATCAAGCCTTTTAATTATTTCTAAAACTTTTTCTTTTTTATCCATTTTATTCTCCTCCAATTTTTAAAACTTTTGCGCCTTTTATTTTTCTTTCTTTTATATCTTTGAGTGCTTTATTAGCATCTTCAAAAGAATATATTTCAATCTCAGGCTTTATTGGTATTTGTGAGGCAATTTTAAGAAATTCTTCAATATCTTTTCTTGTAACATTAGCCACTGATTTGATTTCTTTTTCAAGCCATAAATCTTTCTGATAATCAATATTTAAGAATTCATTTTTATCAATTTCTTCTTTCCTTATCGCATTTATTACAAGCCTTCCAGCAGGTTTAAGATGTTTAAGAACTTTAATAGGCGGTTTCCACACGGGAGTAGTATCAATTGCTGAATTTAATTTTTCTGGTGGTGTTTCATCAAAATCCCCTGTCCAGTATGCACCGAGTTTCATAGAAAGCTGTCTTTCTGACAATGTTCTTGAAAATACAAAAACTTTTGAATCTGGATACAAATATTTTATCATTTTTAAGACAAGATGCCCTGATGCGCCAAAACCAATAAGTCCAATGTTTTGTTTATTTTCAACTTTTGCAAGCATCAAAGACCTATACCCAATTGCTCCTGCACAGAAAAGAGGAGCCGCCTCTTCATTTGCAAAATTTTCTGGAATAGGGAAAGCAAAATCTTCATGAATTTTGAAATACTCTGCATATCCACCGTGAGCATCTTTACCTGTTGCTTTAAAGTCTTTGCAAAGATTTTCCAGCCCTTTTAAACAATACTCACATTTACCACAGGCTGAATAAATCCAGCCTACACCTGCTCTATCTCCAACTTTAAATTTCTTTACAGCACTTCCGACTTTTACAACCTCTCCTACAATCTGATGCCCTGGAATAACAGGAAAAAATGCCGGCATTGCTCTACCTTCTATTTCGTCCAACTCTGTATGACAGACTCCGCAAGCATGAATTTTGATTAATATTTCTTTATAATCTGGGAAAGGAATATCCATTTCCAAAAGTCTCAATGGCTCATTTATTTTGGCAATGACCCATGCTTTCATAAAGATATTATATACCATGCGTTCAATAACTGTGTTGGCATTTTTGACCCTCAGGGTAAAAAATGCCTGTTTTTTTGACAGGCAACACTGTTCAAATAAAGATTTAAGGTAATTTTTATTGTGGCATGGATTTTGTTTATTTGTTTTGAAAATTAAAAGTAAGGAGGAATCTTATGAACCCCAAGATATTGATAATCAGTATAACAAAAGATATTAATAAATTTCTTGCTTTTAACATCGGTGTTTTAATGCTGATTTTGTCTTTTATTTTCATAATCGGGGGTTATGAGAAAAAGGAATTTATTTTAGCTATTTCTTTAGCAGGAATAAGTTCATTAACAGTAAATTTATTGAGCGCAAAAATTATGAAAAGAAAAATGGAGAAAATAATACATTATTCTTTTGAAAAAGTTGAAACTCAGTTATATTTTGATGAATTGACATCGGTTTATAATAGAACAACTGGAATAAATAGGTTAATGGAAGAAATGGCAAGATCAAAGAGACATAAGCAGCATTTGTCAGTAGCAATGCTTGATATAGATAATTTTAAATCTATAAATGATAATTACGGACATTTAGCAGGAGACAGGGTTTTAAACCATATTGCTTTACAGATTAAAAATCTTTTAAGAGCAAGTGATGTAGTTTCAAGATATGGAGGCGAAGAATTTTTGATAATACTACCTGAAACAGATGAAATAAAAGCATTTATGGCACTTGAAAGGGTTAGAGAAAACATAGCAAGAAGACCAGTTAAAATAGGAAATGGGAAGCTTAATATAACTGTAAGTATTGGTATAACAGAGGTGGATATAAATGATAGCTCAACAGATGCTATACAGAGAGCTGACTTAGCTCTTCTTAAAGCAAAAAGAGATGGTAAGAATAGGATTGAAATAGCTCCAAAGTATATAAATACCATGGATTAGGCGGTCATGAATATCTCTGTCTTGCCTTTCCAGAAATTCTCCAAAGAAGCTCTTGTTTTAGGATGTAGACTTAAATTTTTATCTTCCTGTAAAAGTTGTTCTGCTTCATTTCTTGCAATTTCAAGAAGAGACTGATCTTTAATTAAATCAGCAACTTTCAGATCAGGCATTCCTGATTGTTTAACTCCAAAAAGTTCACCCGGTCCTCTTATTTTCATATCTTCTTCTGCTATTTTAAAACCATCAGAGTAGTTTACAATTGCTCTAAGTCTTAATTTAGCTTCTTCTGTTAATTTATAAGGCAATAATATGCATTTTGAAGGTCTTAGACCTCTCCCCACTCTTCCTCTTAGTTGATGCAACTGGGCAAGTCCGAATCTTTCTGCATGTATAATTATCATTAAAGTAGCATTAGGAACATCTACACCAACTTCAATAACTGTGGTTGCAACAAGTATATGAATATCACCATTACGAAACTCTTTCATTATTTCTTCTCGCTGTTTAGCTGACATTTTTCCATGTATTAGCGCAACTTTGTATTGAGGGAAGAGTTTTTTTAAACCTTCGTATCCTTGAGTTGCTGATTTTAAATCCATTGCCTCAGATTCTTCTATTAAAGGATATACAACATAGACCTGTCCTCCAGAGCTAACTTCTTCAGCAATCATTTTATAAATGATTTTTTTATTTTCAGGTTCAATGACTTTTGTTAAAATTGGTTTTCTTCCAGCAGGAAGTTCATCAAGTATTGAGTAATCAAGGTCTCCATAAACTGTAAGTGCCATTGTTCTTGGAATTGGAGTTGCTGTCATTACAAGGGTATCTGGATTCAGTCCTTTCTTTTTTAGCATTGCTCTTTGAATTACTCCAAATCTATGTTGTTCATCTATGACAACAATACCTAAATTTTTAAAATGAATATCTTCTTGTATTAATGCATGAGTGCCAATAATGAGATTTACAGCACCAGAACATATGAGATTAGAATGTTTATTATAGGATGATGTGTAAATTAAAGTATTGATAGGCAGTCCTTTAAGCAGTGAAGAGATATTCAGATAGTGTTGTTCTGCAAGTATTTCTGTTGGTGCCATCAAAGCTGCTTGATATCCACACTCTATAGCAGCAAGCATTGCTGCCACAGCAACAACTGTTTTTCCAGAACCTACATCTCCTTGAAGTAGTCTATTCATAGGAATCGGTTTTTTCATATCCTCTAAAATTTCATTTATTACCTTTTGTTGTGCTGATGTTAGTTTAAAAGGAAGATTTTCAAGGAATTTTTTTAGCAAGTCGCCTTCTGGGTTGAAAGAAATACCTTTTTCGCAGATTCTATTTTGTTTTATTAGAAGAATGCCGAGTTGAAGAAAAAATAATTCATCAAAAATTATTCTTTTATGAAAATCAGAAGTTTTTTCATTTAAAAGTTTGATATCCGCATTGTTAGGAGGCAGATGCACAAATTTAATAGCTTCTTTGAGAGTTGGAAGCTTTAATTTGTTTATCAGATTTTCAGGTAAGTGCTCTTCTATATGCGGAATAGCAAATTCTACAGCAGTCTGCATTATTGATTGCATCTGTTTCTGTGATAAACCTTCAGTAAGTCTGTATATGGGGACAATTTCTTGGGTTTGAGAATTTAAAGTTTGTTCTACTAATTCATATTCTGGATTGAGAATTTCTAAATAATTTCCTCTATAATCAATCTGAACTTTTCCAAAAAGTTTTAGTTTCTTTTTTTCTTTCAAAATTTTTTTTAGATAATTTTGATTAAACCATTTTGCTTTTAGGAAACCTGTTCCATCTGAAATTATTGCTTCAATTATAGATAGATTTGTTTTTGTTCTTATTTCATTAATCTGAACTACAGAGCCTTCTGCAGTTATGATTTCTCCAGGTTTTATCTCAAAAATGCTTTTTTTATTTCTTCTGTCTTCATATTGAGAAGGTAGATAGTATAAGGCTTCTTTAACTGTTTCTATACCTATTTTTTTAAGAAGGTTAGCTTTTTTAGGACCTACACCTTTTAAATACTGGATGGGAAGGTTTAAGCCTTGAACATTCATTTATTTTAGTCATTTACCTGCTTCTGATTGGTTTCTTTAAAAGCTCTCTCTGTTTCTTTATGTTTCATTTGATTGTATTCTGACTCACTCAATACATCAATGCTCCAGCCTGTTAGTCTTGAAGCAAGTCTAACATTCTGTCCTTTTTTACCAATTGCTAAAGAGAGTTGATCATTTTCAACAACAACAACTGCTGTTTTCTCATTTTCATTTATACCTACCTTGAGCACAGTTGCCGGAGTAAGAGCTTTTGCAATAAAAAAACTCATATCATCACTGTAAGGAATTATATCAATCCTTTCACCTTTTAACTCTCTGACAACAGCCTGAACTCTTGTTCCTTTCATACCAACGCATGCTCCAACAGGGTCTACTGAAGGGTCTTTTGATGAAGCCGCTATTTTGGTTCTTTCTCCTGGGTCCCTTGCAATGGTTTTTATTTCTACTATTCCATCCTGAATCTCAGGAACTTCAAGAGTGAATAATCCTACTACAAAGTTTGGATGTGTTCTTGAAAGTTTTATTATAGGTTCTTTTGGTGTCTGTTTTACTTCAAATATATATGCTTTTACTATATCTCCTCTTTTTAAATTATCCTGTGGCAGCACCTCTTTATCTGGCAGAATTGCTTCTGCCTTACCTACAAGTATATAGAAATTCCCTTTTTCTTTTCTTAATACTGTTCCGCTAACTATATTACCGACTTTATCTTTAAACTCTTCAAAAATCTGTGACCTTTCAATTTCCCTTATTTTCTGAAAAAGCACATGTTTTGCAGTCTGAACAGCAATTCTTCCAAAATCCTGAATTGATAAAGGAACTTCAACTGTATCTCCGATTCCTTTATCAATATATTTTTGTTTTACTTCTTCTATTGAAATTTCAGATGCTGAATCTTTTACTTCTTCTACTACTTTTTTTATTTCAAAGATATTAATGTCAAAAGTTTGAGGTTCAATTTTTATTTTTATTGAAGATTTATTTCCATATTTCTTCCTTATAGCTGAAATTAGAGCTGTCTCAAGAAGCTCTATCACAGCATCTTTGGTAATTCCCTTTTCTCTCATTATTTGTTCTACTAAAAATTTAAGCTCTTTCCCCATAAAATTATCCTAAATAAACCTGTGCTTTGATGATTTTATTAAAAGGTATAAATAAAAGTTCAGTTTTACCTTTTTTCTTGCTTCCTTTGATCTTTGTTTCCTGAATTTCTATTCTTACCCAGTCATCTCCCACATCAACAATTTTCCCTATAAAAAAAGTGTTATCAGCTATTTTTTCTTTTGTGGTAATTTTCACATCTCTGCCTATATTTCTTAAAAAATCTTTTTTATTTTTAAGTGGTCTGTCAATTCCAGGAGAAGAAACTTCAAGAGTATAGGAGCTTTTTATCGGATCTTCAACATCAAGTATAGCCTCTATAGCTCTTGAAAAATTTTCACAATCCTTTATAGTGACACCTCCTTCTTTATCAATAAAAATTCTTAAAGTTAATCCTTTACCTCCTGGATATATTTCCACATTAACTATTTCCACTCCTTCCTGTTCGCCAACTATATTGGCATAATCGGTTATTTTGTCTT
The Thermodesulfovibrio yellowstonii DSM 11347 DNA segment above includes these coding regions:
- a CDS encoding NAD-dependent deacylase, which encodes MDISYHEKISKTYELIKKSTYSVAFTGAGISTESGIPDFRSPNGLWQRFRIVTYQEFIIDRKARNEFWKMKRELIQEIINAKPNNAHNALAELEKRGLLKYVITQNIDGLHQMAGNKSVIELHGNQRGYICLDCEKVYPLEEVLKMLKEQELDLRCEVCGGIIKPTIVFFGEPMPEKELLMAQQIANKCDIMFVIGTSLQVEPAASIPRIAYQNGAKLIFINKVQTEWDWIAEIIFYDSAGKVLKDILDVIKSEKF
- the uvrB gene encoding excinuclease ABC subunit UvrB, whose translation is MGNFKIYTSFKPKGDQPKAIKQLVEGIKKGYKHQVLLGVTGSGKTFTIANVIEKVNKPTLVIAHNKTLAAQLYGELKELFPYNAVEYYVSYYDYYQPEAYIPETDTYIEKDALINDDIDRMRHSATLSVLTRQDVIVVASVSCIYGIGSPDDYMSMHVTLEEGMKTERDAMLKKLVEILYIRAEEEFRRGAFRVRGDVVDIFASHCLDKAYRVEFFDDEIDAIYEIDPLTGSRQKRLQRIFIPPNSHWVTPEPRLKKALETIEEELQERIKYFKERGEELFAERIEKRTRFDMELLSQFGHCHGIENYSRHLSGRLPGEPPFTLIDYIYAGPSKGDFLTVIDESHVTVPQIGGMYEGDRSRKQTLVEYGFRLPSALDNRPLTFKEFEHRMNYVIYVSATPGDYEIEKSGGRIVEQIIRPTGLVDPKIEVRPATNQVEDLLEEIHKRVSRGERVLVTTITKKMAEDLTDYYTTVGIKAKYLHSDIDTLERVEILKDLRLGKFDVLIGVNLLREGLDLPEVSLVAIFDADKEGFLRSERSLIQTAGRASRNINGTVIFYADTVTDSMKKAIEETERRREIQMKYNKKNGISPETVKSKIKDILSSIYEKDYVTVDVVKEEAEEYELNEETIKKLEQEMKHAAENLEFEKAAEIRDKIFKIKEKMLKLGMKLTV
- a CDS encoding DUF86 domain-containing protein, with product MRKENELFIRDILTAINLIENFIQDIDFKRFIEDEKTKSAILWQIHIIGESTKKLSKDLTENSKEIPWKYMAKMRDKIAHFYFGIDYEIVWDVIKNKLPIIKPLIEGLLK
- a CDS encoding nucleotidyltransferase family protein encodes the protein MKSLDDIKSTIAKHKKEIVLRFNINKIAIFGSWAKGIANKKSDIDILVDFDQTPDIFLLIDLEEYLQKILKRKIDLVRLSAIREEIKKKVMKEAIFL
- the hemB gene encoding porphobilinogen synthase, producing MFPIHRPRRLRRTDILRKMVRETTLTPQDFIYPMFVVPGKKVKNPISSMPECFQESIDEAVKTAKEVFSLGIPAIILFGIPEHKDEKASSAYDEKGVVQQAIKAIKDALPDLIVVTDVCLCEYTSHGHCGIIKNGKIDNDSTLEILALEALSHARAGADIVAPSDMMDGRIGRIRKVLDEEGFSDVIILSYAAKYASSFYGPFREAAQSTPAFGDRRSYQMDPANRREALKEVALDIEEGADIVMVKPALAYLDIISDVKKNFNVPVAAYNVSGEYSMVKAAAQLGWLNEEAVMMEILTAIKRAGADIILTYFAKKAAKLLQ
- a CDS encoding HesB/IscA family protein, with the protein product MFSISEKAAEKAKLILKNEGKEGWGLRIFSAEGYCSPSFGLDIDENPQEGDEVVEKDGLKVYMDKQTFDLLSELELDYYEDEEQEGFILKGPMPSCGPGCGGSCGV
- the fdhD gene encoding formate dehydrogenase accessory sulfurtransferase FdhD, with the translated sequence MQSLENKKIVRVKQNDITEVDDIIAVEKKIKVYVNNEEIVSLSASPCQIRELVVGFLMTEGILKGDWCPEKIMIEENEKQIKVVVELEGHVCLDGKTITSGCMAAVSFLNDVKETINDHLKINASALFNLFRHFQEKSILYRTTGCIHAAAIADENEILFIAEDVGRHNAVDKIIGWTLLNRVSFKGKIMLVSGRISSEMALKTAKWKIPLIVSRTAPTSLAIEFAEKAGLTLIGFLRGQRFNIYSHPERIVF
- the nth gene encoding endonuclease III, which codes for MDKKEKVLEIIKRLDKRYPNVKTALNFNSALDLVVATILSAQTTDINVNKVTENLFKKYQTADDYANVSLTELENDIKSINFYKNKAKYIKNLAKKLIEEFNGQVPKTMNELVTLPGVGRKTANIVLWNVFGINEGIAVDTHVKRISKLLGLTENTDPDKIEQDLMEITPRKYWGKLSHLLIMLGREICKAKAPNHKICPLSDICPSSTT
- a CDS encoding zinc-dependent alcohol dehydrogenase family protein, with product MKAWVIAKINEPLRLLEMDIPFPDYKEILIKIHACGVCHTELDEIEGRAMPAFFPVIPGHQIVGEVVKVGSAVKKFKVGDRAGVGWIYSACGKCEYCLKGLENLCKDFKATGKDAHGGYAEYFKIHEDFAFPIPENFANEEAAPLFCAGAIGYRSLMLAKVENKQNIGLIGFGASGHLVLKMIKYLYPDSKVFVFSRTLSERQLSMKLGAYWTGDFDETPPEKLNSAIDTTPVWKPPIKVLKHLKPAGRLVINAIRKEEIDKNEFLNIDYQKDLWLEKEIKSVANVTRKDIEEFLKIASQIPIKPEIEIYSFEDANKALKDIKERKIKGAKVLKIGGE
- a CDS encoding GGDEF domain-containing protein, which encodes MNPKILIISITKDINKFLAFNIGVLMLILSFIFIIGGYEKKEFILAISLAGISSLTVNLLSAKIMKRKMEKIIHYSFEKVETQLYFDELTSVYNRTTGINRLMEEMARSKRHKQHLSVAMLDIDNFKSINDNYGHLAGDRVLNHIALQIKNLLRASDVVSRYGGEEFLIILPETDEIKAFMALERVRENIARRPVKIGNGKLNITVSIGITEVDINDSSTDAIQRADLALLKAKRDGKNRIEIAPKYINTMD
- the recG gene encoding ATP-dependent DNA helicase RecG, with product MNVQGLNLPIQYLKGVGPKKANLLKKIGIETVKEALYYLPSQYEDRRNKKSIFEIKPGEIITAEGSVVQINEIRTKTNLSIIEAIISDGTGFLKAKWFNQNYLKKILKEKKKLKLFGKVQIDYRGNYLEILNPEYELVEQTLNSQTQEIVPIYRLTEGLSQKQMQSIMQTAVEFAIPHIEEHLPENLINKLKLPTLKEAIKFVHLPPNNADIKLLNEKTSDFHKRIIFDELFFLQLGILLIKQNRICEKGISFNPEGDLLKKFLENLPFKLTSAQQKVINEILEDMKKPIPMNRLLQGDVGSGKTVVAVAAMLAAIECGYQAALMAPTEILAEQHYLNISSLLKGLPINTLIYTSSYNKHSNLICSGAVNLIIGTHALIQEDIHFKNLGIVVIDEQHRFGVIQRAMLKKKGLNPDTLVMTATPIPRTMALTVYGDLDYSILDELPAGRKPILTKVIEPENKKIIYKMIAEEVSSGGQVYVVYPLIEESEAMDLKSATQGYEGLKKLFPQYKVALIHGKMSAKQREEIMKEFRNGDIHILVATTVIEVGVDVPNATLMIIIHAERFGLAQLHQLRGRVGRGLRPSKCILLPYKLTEEAKLRLRAIVNYSDGFKIAEEDMKIRGPGELFGVKQSGMPDLKVADLIKDQSLLEIARNEAEQLLQEDKNLSLHPKTRASLENFWKGKTEIFMTA